One genomic segment of Kribbella jejuensis includes these proteins:
- a CDS encoding HNH endonuclease signature motif containing protein, with protein MFDTLDDLDTTALLAVAAEYADAQEQAAVGILRTTLAFADRNAVVEWIDGEPLPGYERIRVYGGEGCPGVAEFAPIELGAVLRMSSGAAASLLGEALALRHRLPRTWAAVLAGTAAAWRARKIAHACLPLPLEAAALVDERVAAIVNTVTPGQLAKIVTAAFWQAAPERAQAHAEATARTRGVFVSQSDPSDDHGTKRIWVRAATGAVIRFDATIDDLAQALKALGDPDPLNERRAKAIDWIADPAAAQHLLEAARHLAQTTEPTSPNTPASPNTPTPPHTTTPSDTTAPPHTTTPPHTATPCDTAAPRHTATPSDTIAPPHTATPCDTAAPPCPAVDSREPDQEEPPAEHLPKHPAGGSRNTTQDPRLADAPTPPRSSNSSDPEQNELRAKLAAPGDDEVTAGDHFTRLALAGTLEARLAAIKQAAYNNATGSTKRRQHTLYVHLTDQTLATGNGVLRVEELGPLLATQLTELLGHDQVILKPVIDLRDQVSVHSYEIPTRIRERVRLRHPVDMFPYGASEATPRMDQDHIRPYDRTGPPGQTTPDNLTPLTRLHHRAKTFGGWSNRRLPTGAIEWTSPHGFRFQVDHTGTHPQPSRDTTTHPEPSGNTGTHPRPTNGRSTRKRPPRRRP; from the coding sequence ATGTTCGACACCCTGGACGACCTCGACACCACGGCCCTCCTGGCCGTGGCGGCCGAGTATGCGGACGCCCAGGAACAGGCCGCAGTCGGCATCCTTCGTACGACACTCGCCTTCGCCGACCGCAACGCCGTCGTCGAATGGATCGACGGCGAACCACTCCCCGGCTACGAACGGATCCGCGTCTACGGCGGCGAGGGCTGCCCCGGAGTCGCCGAGTTCGCCCCGATCGAGCTCGGCGCCGTCCTGCGCATGTCCTCCGGCGCCGCCGCCTCCCTGCTCGGCGAAGCCCTGGCCCTCCGCCACCGCCTCCCAAGAACCTGGGCCGCAGTTCTGGCCGGCACAGCGGCCGCCTGGCGCGCCCGCAAGATCGCCCACGCGTGCTTACCTCTCCCGCTCGAGGCCGCCGCCCTGGTCGACGAACGCGTCGCCGCCATCGTGAACACCGTGACCCCCGGCCAACTCGCCAAGATCGTCACCGCAGCCTTCTGGCAAGCCGCCCCCGAACGCGCCCAAGCCCACGCCGAAGCCACCGCCCGCACCCGCGGCGTCTTCGTCTCCCAGTCCGACCCGTCCGACGACCACGGCACCAAACGCATCTGGGTCCGCGCCGCCACCGGCGCCGTGATCCGCTTCGACGCCACCATCGACGACCTCGCCCAAGCCCTCAAAGCCCTCGGCGACCCCGACCCCCTCAACGAACGCCGAGCCAAAGCCATCGACTGGATCGCCGACCCCGCAGCCGCCCAACACCTCCTAGAAGCAGCCCGCCACCTAGCCCAAACAACCGAGCCCACCTCCCCCAACACGCCCGCCTCCCCCAACACGCCCACCCCACCCCACACCACCACCCCGTCCGATACGACCGCGCCGCCGCACACCACCACCCCGCCGCACACCGCCACCCCGTGCGACACCGCTGCCCCACGCCACACCGCCACCCCATCCGACACCATCGCCCCGCCGCACACCGCCACCCCCTGCGACACCGCCGCGCCGCCGTGCCCGGCCGTCGACAGCCGCGAACCAGACCAGGAAGAACCGCCCGCGGAGCACCTCCCAAAGCACCCGGCTGGCGGTAGCCGCAACACAACACAAGACCCACGGCTCGCAGACGCCCCGACGCCACCTCGGTCCTCCAACAGCAGCGACCCAGAGCAGAACGAACTGCGGGCCAAGCTGGCGGCGCCCGGCGACGACGAAGTGACCGCCGGAGACCACTTCACCCGCCTCGCCCTGGCCGGCACCCTCGAGGCGCGACTGGCGGCCATCAAACAAGCCGCCTACAACAACGCCACCGGCAGCACCAAGCGCCGGCAACACACGCTCTACGTACACCTCACCGACCAAACCCTTGCCACCGGCAACGGCGTACTCCGCGTCGAAGAACTCGGCCCGCTCCTCGCCACCCAGCTGACCGAACTACTAGGCCACGACCAAGTAATCCTCAAACCCGTCATCGACCTGCGCGACCAGGTGAGCGTCCACAGCTACGAGATCCCCACCCGCATCCGCGAACGCGTTCGCCTACGACACCCCGTCGACATGTTCCCGTACGGCGCCTCCGAAGCAACCCCCCGGATGGATCAGGACCACATCAGACCGTACGACCGAACCGGCCCACCCGGCCAAACCACGCCCGACAACCTCACACCGCTCACCCGACTCCACCACCGCGCCAAAACCTTCGGCGGCTGGAGCAACCGCCGCCTGCCCACCGGAGCCATCGAATGGACCAGCCCCCACGGCTTCCGCTTCCAAGTCGACCACACCGGCACCCACCCACAACCCTCCCGCGACACCACCACCCACCCAGAACCGTCCGGCAATACCGGCACCCACCCGCGACCCACCAACGGACGAAGCACCCGCAAGCGACCCCCACGTCGCCGACCATGA
- a CDS encoding glycoside hydrolase family 172 protein, which yields MTLGNLTGISALADVETRSISAENPTGEPGQGGRRTEGTGAQAARDLGQGWKVSPSIEIGAGETATLADIAGPGCITHIWLTTHVDNWRRLILRAFWDGDENPAIETPVGDFFCSGWGKFAQVNSLPVAVNPNGGFNCYWEMPFQEQAVLTIENTHDEPVIVYFQVDYWLGAVPDNSAHLHAQWRRSNPLAAKTVHTLLDGVEGPGHYVGTYIAWGVNSTGWWGEGEVKFYLDGDEEFPTICGTGTEDYFGGAWNFDVPHLGGYTEFSTPYLGMPQVIRPDGQYQSQQRFGMYRFHLPDPIRFKERLTVDVQALGWRSGGRYLPLQDDIASTAFFYSTRTSTHRPATPSHDDMEIC from the coding sequence ATGACACTTGGGAATCTCACCGGCATCAGTGCGCTCGCCGACGTCGAGACGCGTTCCATCAGCGCGGAGAACCCGACCGGCGAGCCCGGTCAGGGCGGGCGGCGGACGGAGGGGACCGGGGCGCAGGCGGCCCGGGACCTCGGGCAGGGGTGGAAGGTCTCGCCGTCGATCGAGATCGGGGCGGGGGAGACTGCGACGCTCGCGGACATCGCCGGGCCGGGGTGCATCACGCACATCTGGCTGACCACGCATGTCGACAACTGGCGCCGGCTGATCCTGCGGGCGTTCTGGGACGGCGACGAGAACCCGGCGATCGAGACGCCGGTCGGAGACTTCTTCTGCTCGGGCTGGGGCAAGTTCGCCCAGGTGAACTCGCTGCCGGTCGCGGTGAACCCCAATGGCGGCTTCAACTGCTACTGGGAGATGCCGTTCCAGGAGCAGGCCGTGCTGACGATCGAGAACACCCACGACGAGCCTGTGATCGTCTACTTCCAGGTGGACTACTGGCTGGGCGCAGTACCGGACAACTCGGCGCACCTGCACGCGCAGTGGCGCCGGAGCAACCCGCTGGCCGCCAAGACCGTCCACACGCTGCTGGACGGTGTAGAAGGCCCAGGGCACTACGTGGGGACCTACATCGCGTGGGGCGTCAACAGCACCGGCTGGTGGGGTGAGGGCGAGGTGAAGTTCTACCTCGACGGCGACGAGGAGTTCCCGACCATCTGCGGCACGGGGACCGAGGACTACTTCGGCGGCGCGTGGAACTTCGACGTACCTCACCTGGGCGGTTACACCGAGTTCAGTACGCCGTACCTCGGGATGCCGCAGGTGATCCGCCCCGACGGGCAGTACCAGAGCCAGCAGCGCTTCGGCATGTACCGGTTCCACCTGCCGGACCCGATCCGCTTCAAGGAACGGTTGACCGTCGACGTACAGGCACTGGGCTGGCGCTCCGGTGGACGCTACCTCCCGCTGCAGGACGACATCGCGTCCACGGCGTTCTTCTACTCGACCCGCACGAGCACACACCGGCCCGCGACGCCGAGCCACGACGACATGGAGATCTGCTAG
- a CDS encoding SRPBCC domain-containing protein, which translates to MGDRHGTVFRTDDGRTAIRFERLLPHPPEQVWHAITDPTRLSAWFPAVVDLNQPAGTALYFGVTQEQRRRYGMADDPNRSPNGRVLRNEPPVVLEYEWSGEVLTWEIARTPTGSRLVFTNVLAEPDAAGPAAAGWEAGLEVVEAQLDGRAVSWDPLNRAEELAAAYE; encoded by the coding sequence ATGGGCGATCGGCACGGGACGGTGTTCAGGACGGACGACGGGCGGACGGCAATCCGGTTCGAGCGGCTGCTGCCGCATCCACCGGAGCAGGTCTGGCACGCGATCACGGATCCCACGCGGCTGTCCGCGTGGTTCCCGGCGGTGGTCGACCTGAACCAGCCCGCGGGCACGGCGTTGTACTTCGGGGTGACGCAGGAGCAGCGCCGACGCTACGGGATGGCGGACGACCCGAACCGCTCACCGAACGGGCGAGTGCTGCGCAACGAACCGCCGGTGGTGCTGGAGTACGAATGGTCCGGTGAGGTTCTCACCTGGGAGATCGCGCGTACCCCGACCGGCAGCCGACTGGTCTTCACCAATGTGCTCGCCGAGCCGGACGCGGCTGGACCGGCCGCGGCGGGTTGGGAGGCCGGGTTGGAGGTTGTCGAGGCTCAGCTCGACGGCCGGGCGGTCTCGTGGGATCCGCTCAACCGGGCCGAGGAACTCGCCGCCGCGTATGAGTGA
- a CDS encoding alpha/beta fold hydrolase — MVPGGWQGAWVFDSVAEELRRRGHGVEAVTLAGLELEGPTEPERPANLEDHIEQVVEVVERTTGGPLALCGHSYAGMVIAGVADRVGDRLQELVFIDAYVPEDGDSCWSLTSDVFREMFIVGAGADGRWVGVPEGMDPRARAHPFASFVQSVRLEGRSWAWASAYVRQWWRLGGKPIHRVDRPVAKRPGLARDRDSGRPQHRSTRSAGPRRGT, encoded by the coding sequence ATGGTGCCTGGTGGGTGGCAGGGAGCGTGGGTTTTCGACTCGGTGGCAGAGGAGTTGCGGCGGCGCGGGCACGGGGTTGAGGCCGTGACGCTGGCTGGGTTGGAGTTGGAGGGACCCACTGAGCCGGAGCGGCCGGCGAATCTCGAGGACCATATTGAGCAGGTGGTTGAGGTTGTCGAGCGGACTACTGGTGGGCCGCTCGCATTGTGTGGACACAGTTATGCAGGAATGGTGATTGCGGGCGTCGCCGATCGCGTGGGGGATCGGCTTCAGGAGCTTGTGTTCATCGATGCCTATGTGCCGGAGGATGGGGACTCTTGCTGGTCGTTGACCAGTGATGTGTTTCGCGAGATGTTCATCGTCGGGGCTGGTGCTGACGGCCGATGGGTCGGGGTGCCCGAGGGCATGGATCCCCGGGCGCGGGCGCATCCCTTCGCGAGCTTCGTACAGTCGGTGAGGCTCGAAGGTCGTTCCTGGGCCTGGGCTTCGGCTTACGTACGTCAGTGGTGGCGACTGGGCGGGAAGCCCATTCATCGAGTTGACCGCCCGGTTGCGAAAAGACCCGGCCTGGCGCGTGATCGAGATTCCGGTCGGCCACAACATCGCTCGACGCGATCCGCAGGCCCTCGCCGAGGTACTTGA
- a CDS encoding SAM-dependent methyltransferase, with the protein MDDGELEELLRNERYPRSAGYSARWMVDASMGPNPVWQAEALVELMPLDAGMRVLDLGCGNACSSVFLAKEFGVEVCATDLWVKPGDNLRRVGEAGVEGRVHPVYAEARSLPYAEEFFDAVVSIGAYHYFGTDDLYLGYLSRFVKPGGRIGIVQPGVGGLVAVERGVRSRQRSAGA; encoded by the coding sequence ATGGATGATGGGGAGCTTGAGGAGCTGCTGAGGAACGAGCGGTATCCGCGGTCGGCCGGGTATTCGGCTCGGTGGATGGTTGATGCCTCGATGGGGCCCAATCCGGTGTGGCAGGCGGAGGCGTTGGTTGAGTTGATGCCGCTCGACGCGGGGATGCGGGTGCTCGATCTGGGGTGCGGGAACGCTTGTAGTTCGGTGTTTCTGGCCAAGGAGTTCGGGGTGGAGGTGTGCGCCACCGATCTGTGGGTGAAGCCGGGCGACAACCTGCGGCGGGTGGGTGAGGCGGGAGTGGAGGGGCGGGTTCATCCGGTGTACGCGGAGGCTCGGTCGTTGCCGTACGCCGAGGAGTTCTTCGATGCGGTTGTCAGCATTGGGGCGTACCACTACTTCGGTACGGATGATCTCTATCTGGGGTACTTGTCGCGGTTCGTGAAGCCTGGTGGGCGGATCGGGATTGTGCAGCCGGGGGTGGGCGGACTGGTTGCAGTGGAACGAGGTGTGCGATCTCGACAGCGGTCGGCCGGGGCGTGA
- a CDS encoding VOC family protein gives MALLRMDNVGIVVDDLDAAIAFFEELGLVLDGRGEVEGDWVDRTVGLTGVHCAFAMLKMPDGRGRLELAKYHSPAAVGMTPPNPPHNTLGMHRVMFAVDDIDDTIARLRRHGAELLDGVGEFDGGFRLCYLRGPAGIILALAQQT, from the coding sequence ATGGCGCTGCTTCGGATGGACAACGTCGGCATCGTCGTCGACGACCTCGACGCCGCGATCGCCTTCTTCGAAGAACTCGGCCTGGTCCTGGACGGCCGCGGCGAGGTCGAGGGCGACTGGGTGGACCGGACGGTCGGACTTACCGGTGTCCATTGCGCCTTCGCGATGCTGAAGATGCCGGACGGACGCGGCCGGCTCGAGCTGGCGAAGTACCACTCCCCGGCCGCGGTCGGCATGACACCGCCGAACCCGCCACACAACACCCTCGGCATGCATCGGGTGATGTTCGCCGTCGACGACATCGACGACACCATCGCCCGACTACGCCGGCACGGCGCCGAACTCCTCGACGGCGTAGGAGAGTTCGACGGCGGCTTCCGCCTCTGCTACCTGCGCGGCCCCGCCGGCATCATCCTCGCCCTGGCCCAACAGACCTAA